The nucleotide sequence CGAGCGCGTGCTCGCTGAGCGCTGATCATGACCGAGATTGCGGATCGCCTCGCGCTCGTCCACGCGCGCATTCGTGCCGCCGAGGTAGCGGCAGGGCGAGCGCCTGAACAGGTGAAACTCCTGGCGGTGTCCAAGACCATGTCCCCGACGGCCATCCGTGCGGCCTATGCCGCTGGACAAAGGGACTTCGGGGAGAACTACGTTCAAGAACTCGTGCAGAAGGCGGACTTGCTTCACGACCTGCCCGATGTGCGTTGGCACTTCATTGGTCACCTGCAACGCAACAAGGTCAAAGTCGTGGCGACACGTCTGCACATGATCCACACCGTCGACTCCCCAAAGCTAGCCGCGGAGTTGGACAAGCGGCTGGAAGCGGCGGCGGAGCCGCTGGCCACGTTGGTGGAAGTGAACGTGGGTCGAGAAGCGCAAAAATCGGGCGTGAGCCCCGAAGCGCTCGAGCAAGTGCTGCAGGCCGTGAGCGAAGCAAAGCACTTGCGCTTGGCGGGCCTGATGACGGTGCCGCCCTTCACCGACGACCCCGCCGACGCGCGACCCTACTTCGATCGCCTGCGGGAGCTCCGTGAGCGCTTCGGCGGCCGCTCCGTCTTGCCGGAGCTGAGCATGGGCATGAGTGCGGACCTGGAACAGGCCGTCGCCGCGGGCGCAACGTGGGTGCGTGTCGGGACGGCCGTCTTCGGACCTCGGGGACGAGCGCTCCCGTGAAGAAGCGTCGAAGTGCCGACGCGGGGCCCTCCCTGCTGGACGCCGCGCGCGCCCGCGGTGCGCTCGGGGGACCGCGTCCGCCCTTGGCGGACCGCATGCGTCCGCGAGAGCTGGTCGAAGTCGTGGGCCAAGAGCACTTGCTGACGCCCAACTCCTGGCTGCGACGTGCCATCGAGCAAGACCGGGTGACATCGCTGATCCTGTGGGGCCCGCCCGGTTCGGGCAAGACCACTCTGGCAAGCGTGATTGCGGCGTCCACGCGGGCGGAGTTCGTGCCCTTCAACGCAGTGCTGTCCGGCATACCAGAGCTGCGAGGAATCCTTGCGGAAGCCAAGGAACGCTCCGCGTACCAAGGGAAGCGCACGATCGTCTTCGTCGACGAGATCCATCGTTTCAACAAGAGCCAACAGGACGCGTTCCTGCCGCACGTCGAACACGGCACCATCACACTGATCGGCGCCACCACCGAGAACCCGAGCTTCTCGGTCAACAACGCGCTCTTGTCGCGGTGTCGGGTGCTACGACTCGAGGCGCTCTCGGACGAGGGGCTCCAGCGCTTGATCGCGCGGGCCG is from Polyangiaceae bacterium and encodes:
- a CDS encoding YggS family pyridoxal phosphate-dependent enzyme, translating into MTEIADRLALVHARIRAAEVAAGRAPEQVKLLAVSKTMSPTAIRAAYAAGQRDFGENYVQELVQKADLLHDLPDVRWHFIGHLQRNKVKVVATRLHMIHTVDSPKLAAELDKRLEAAAEPLATLVEVNVGREAQKSGVSPEALEQVLQAVSEAKHLRLAGLMTVPPFTDDPADARPYFDRLRELRERFGGRSVLPELSMGMSADLEQAVAAGATWVRVGTAVFGPRGRALP